One window of the Sulfitobacter alexandrii genome contains the following:
- a CDS encoding GntR family transcriptional regulator, with product MKNEVVSLRNMAATDEAGKTPAHQQVYEQLRVMILFGDLAPGQAVTIQGLIEALGAGMTPVREALRRLIAEGALIHQGNRRVSVPDLTASGLEELHFMRRTLEPELTRRAARRMTAGVLDRLRSCDSDLNTAIELGDIGGYLTHNYQFHAQIYAAAGAPIITATVDRLWLRFGPSLRVVCGRYGTSSLPDKHSDLIGALSDGNAEAAADAMAEDVDQGMQQIRAALSEA from the coding sequence ATGAAGAACGAGGTGGTAAGTCTCCGGAACATGGCCGCCACGGATGAAGCCGGCAAAACGCCTGCGCATCAGCAGGTATACGAGCAATTGCGCGTGATGATTCTCTTTGGCGATCTCGCGCCGGGACAGGCCGTGACGATCCAAGGCCTGATCGAAGCTCTGGGCGCCGGGATGACACCGGTCCGCGAAGCCCTGCGCCGCCTGATCGCCGAAGGTGCCCTGATTCACCAGGGCAACCGCCGGGTGTCCGTTCCCGATCTGACCGCTTCGGGTCTGGAAGAACTGCACTTCATGCGCCGCACTCTGGAACCGGAGCTGACCCGTCGGGCGGCACGACGCATGACTGCCGGCGTGCTCGACCGGCTTCGGTCCTGTGATTCGGATCTCAACACCGCCATAGAGTTGGGCGATATCGGCGGCTACCTGACACATAACTACCAATTCCACGCACAGATTTACGCCGCTGCCGGCGCGCCGATCATCACCGCCACGGTAGATCGTCTATGGCTGCGATTCGGCCCGTCATTGCGCGTCGTTTGCGGCCGATACGGTACGTCCAGCCTGCCGGACAAGCACTCGGACCTGATCGGCGCGCTGTCCGATGGCAACGCCGAGGCGGCCGCGGACGCCATGGCCGAGGATGTCGATCAAGGCATGCAGCAAATCCGCGCTGCCCTGTCGGAGGCCTGA